One stretch of Streptomyces agglomeratus DNA includes these proteins:
- a CDS encoding Trm112 family protein: protein MKPDSPLLKILACPLDKGPLILDETGDALYNPRLHRRYPIIDGIPQLLPSSGEPVVEPAVDAAVEQQRDALPTGLPDSA, encoded by the coding sequence ATGAAGCCCGACAGCCCGCTGCTGAAGATCCTCGCCTGCCCGCTCGACAAGGGCCCGCTGATCCTCGACGAGACCGGGGACGCTCTCTACAACCCGCGTCTGCACCGCCGCTACCCGATCATCGACGGCATTCCGCAACTGCTCCCCTCCTCCGGCGAGCCCGTCGTCGAGCCCGCAGTCGACGCCGCCGTCGAGCAGCAACGCGACGCACTGCCGACCGGGCTGCCCGACTCCGCCTGA
- a CDS encoding class I SAM-dependent methyltransferase: MTRSPHRSAAARSPEAAVPSPVRPVPGLRDFYEDPSVPVASGDARTLRQARMLADALGPAGPGHPPATVLDVGCGDGSAAATAARVLNGHRIVGVDWSQGALRRAAPRLSHVVRGELTGGGLPFASGSADAVLFSEVVEHLVDPDSALDELHRVLRPGGHLMLSTPNLAAWYNRGLLLAGVQPVFSEVSLRHIHGRPGSQVVGHLRLYTARALREFVAACGFEVVTVAGAPFHGVPRPLRPLDRLACRLPSLSSILLVHARKV; this comes from the coding sequence ATGACCCGCTCACCCCACCGCTCCGCCGCCGCGAGATCGCCCGAGGCGGCGGTACCTTCGCCGGTCAGGCCCGTTCCCGGACTCCGGGACTTCTACGAAGACCCCAGCGTCCCCGTCGCCTCCGGGGATGCCCGTACTCTGCGCCAGGCCCGGATGTTGGCCGACGCACTCGGGCCCGCCGGGCCCGGCCACCCACCGGCGACCGTGCTCGACGTGGGCTGCGGCGACGGCTCGGCGGCCGCGACCGCCGCCCGCGTACTGAACGGGCACCGCATCGTGGGAGTCGACTGGTCGCAGGGCGCGCTGCGCCGGGCGGCGCCGCGCCTGAGCCATGTCGTCCGCGGCGAGTTGACCGGCGGTGGGCTGCCGTTCGCCTCCGGCAGCGCCGACGCCGTGCTCTTCAGCGAGGTCGTCGAGCACCTCGTCGACCCCGACAGCGCCCTCGACGAACTCCACCGGGTGCTGCGCCCCGGAGGACATCTGATGCTCTCCACGCCCAACCTCGCCGCCTGGTACAACCGCGGGCTGCTGCTCGCCGGAGTCCAGCCGGTGTTCTCCGAAGTGAGTCTGCGTCACATCCACGGCAGGCCGGGCAGCCAGGTGGTCGGCCATCTGCGCCTGTACACGGCACGCGCGCTGCGCGAGTTCGTGGCGGCGTGCGGGTTCGAGGTGGTGACGGTCGCCGGTGCGCCGTTCCACGGAGTGCCGCGCCCGCTCCGTCCGCTGGACCGCCTGGCCTGCCGGCTGCCGTCCCTCTCCTCCATCCTCCTGGTGCACGCGAGGAAGGTGTAG
- a CDS encoding DMT family transporter: MVWGVAAALLANVLYSTGFVLEKRALAGMPPLSAAQPGRALLLLAGRPLWICGATALALGFAAQLAVYRTLPIAAAQGLFLSGLVLLLVLSSVVLGERPSGRERRAVAVIGLALVMVVSSLYGSSEEISHSAPAGILLALCLPTLAAGLLLYAAAERRARRRHRQPTTGVAYAVAVGLLYGVSSLAIKGVSGHLDTSDLPGSVPALLASPYPYLLLVTGSSGLVLSQTALQRCRASLIVPVCSTVTCVFTIVSGTIAFSEPLPEDPLRLLLRIGGTALALTVLLTLPRHDAASPTSEGTLP; the protein is encoded by the coding sequence GTGGTGTGGGGAGTGGCCGCCGCACTGCTGGCGAACGTGCTGTACAGCACCGGCTTCGTGCTGGAGAAGCGTGCTCTGGCGGGCATGCCGCCGCTGAGTGCCGCACAGCCGGGCCGGGCCCTGCTCCTGCTGGCCGGCAGACCTCTGTGGATCTGCGGGGCCACGGCGCTCGCCCTGGGGTTCGCCGCCCAACTGGCCGTCTACCGCACACTGCCGATCGCCGCGGCCCAGGGTCTGTTCCTGTCCGGGCTGGTCCTCCTGCTGGTGCTCTCGTCGGTGGTGCTCGGTGAGCGCCCGTCCGGCCGTGAGCGGCGCGCGGTGGCCGTCATCGGGCTGGCCCTGGTCATGGTGGTGTCCTCGCTGTACGGGAGCAGTGAGGAGATCAGCCACAGCGCGCCCGCGGGCATCCTGCTGGCACTGTGCCTGCCGACACTCGCGGCCGGACTGCTCCTGTACGCAGCCGCGGAACGGCGAGCCCGCCGGCGTCACCGGCAGCCGACCACCGGAGTGGCTTACGCGGTGGCGGTCGGTCTGCTGTACGGGGTCAGCTCGCTCGCCATCAAGGGCGTCTCCGGGCACCTGGACACCTCGGACCTCCCCGGCTCCGTACCGGCCCTGCTCGCCTCCCCCTACCCGTACCTTCTGCTGGTGACGGGGAGCAGCGGACTGGTGCTCTCGCAGACCGCCCTACAGCGCTGCCGGGCATCACTGATCGTCCCGGTGTGCTCGACGGTGACCTGCGTGTTCACCATTGTCAGCGGCACGATCGCGTTCAGCGAGCCGCTGCCCGAGGACCCGCTGCGGCTGTTACTGCGCATCGGCGGCACCGCGTTGGCCCTTACGGTCCTGCTCACCCTGCCGCGACACGACGCGGCCTCCCCCACATCCGAAGGAACCCTGCCATGA